From Verrucomicrobiota bacterium, the proteins below share one genomic window:
- a CDS encoding AAA family ATPase — protein MYSRLLNVPGNQSYFLFGPRGVGKTAWLRAAYPNAIYFDLLDSQTYTQFLSAPNRLGDMIPAKFNAWIVLDEIQRVPELLNEVHRLIEARGVKFALTGSSARKLRGKGVNLLAGRALTRYLHPLTATELGADFNLEKKLRYGGLPFGCTTSSPAEYLKSYVATYLREEVLQEGLTRNLGAFSRFLEAASFSQGSVLNMAAVSRECAISSKVAEDYFVILEDLLIGYRLPVFSKRAKRRIVTHPKFYFFDSGVFQAIRPRGPLDSSQEINGAACETLVLQELRAVNDYHLLGFKLFYWRTATGHKVDFILYGENGFLGIEVKTSAKISPDDLKGLESFRAEYPSAKLMLVYAGKRRWTERNIEIIPLAEFLPGLLGFLTNR, from the coding sequence ATGTATTCGCGATTGCTTAATGTGCCGGGAAATCAAAGTTATTTTCTGTTTGGACCTCGCGGGGTAGGCAAGACGGCCTGGCTGCGGGCTGCTTATCCCAACGCCATCTATTTTGATCTGCTTGATTCGCAAACCTATACCCAATTTCTCAGCGCTCCGAACCGGTTGGGAGACATGATTCCGGCCAAGTTCAATGCCTGGATTGTGCTGGATGAAATCCAGCGAGTTCCGGAATTACTTAACGAAGTGCATCGCTTGATCGAGGCACGCGGTGTGAAATTTGCTTTAACCGGGAGCAGTGCCCGAAAACTAAGAGGCAAAGGAGTAAACCTGTTGGCCGGACGGGCATTGACCCGATACCTGCATCCGTTGACGGCCACCGAACTGGGGGCGGATTTTAATTTGGAGAAGAAGTTGCGTTATGGTGGGTTGCCGTTTGGCTGCACTACGAGTTCACCGGCTGAGTATCTGAAAAGCTATGTGGCGACATATTTGCGGGAAGAGGTTTTACAGGAAGGATTGACGAGAAATCTGGGGGCGTTCAGCCGTTTTTTAGAAGCGGCCAGTTTCTCTCAGGGATCGGTCTTGAACATGGCGGCGGTTTCACGGGAATGCGCCATTTCCTCCAAGGTTGCGGAAGACTATTTTGTGATTTTGGAAGATTTGCTCATTGGTTACCGGCTGCCGGTCTTTTCAAAACGGGCTAAAAGGCGCATCGTGACACATCCCAAGTTTTATTTTTTTGACAGCGGGGTATTTCAGGCGATTCGCCCGCGAGGTCCATTGGACAGCTCACAAGAGATCAATGGCGCCGCTTGTGAAACCTTGGTTTTACAGGAACTGCGCGCCGTGAACGACTATCATCTTTTGGGCTTCAAACTATTTTATTGGCGAACCGCAACCGGGCACAAGGTGGATTTTATTTTGTATGGTGAAAATGGTTTCCTGGGCATCGAGGTGAAAACATCGGCCAAAATATCACCGGATGATCTGAAGGGATTGGAAAGTTTTCGCGCGGAATATCCATCGGCAAAACTCATGTTGGTCTATGCCGGGAAACGGCGCTGGACGGAGCGGAATATCGAGATCATCCCTTTGGCGGAATTCCTGCCAGGATTGTTGGGTTTTTTAACAAACCGATAA
- a CDS encoding glucoamylase family protein, whose translation MSTITNMMKIARLSASALIFLHLVCAFSSLAADIQGLVATGYDSRIDLKWTSAETRGTAGYNIYRSPDGREPFVKLNDQPHVPSVYSDFIGENDRTFYYRVAQIAKNAASSLQSPAADLIVSARSREMSDDELLTSVQEATFRYFWDFAHPVSGLARERNHSGDCVTTGGTGFGLMCIMVGAERGFVTREQAASRVLQMVTFLQEKADRFHGAWPHWLNGTTGKTIPFSVKNFDDGADLVETSFLMEGMLTVRQYFDRKNPVEQEIQRRITQLWREVEWDWFLQKPGSKKLYWHWSPNYGWKKNLAIGGQFNECMITYLLAIASPTHPIPPECYYEGWAASPQYASVRTNYGIKQYVGPPMGGPLFFTHYSFLGFDPRNKRDCFCDYFENNRNLSLIHRAYCTANPQGHKGYGPLSWGLTASDYPDGYTASSPTHDTGTIAPTAALSAMPYTPEASLATLKYYYHKLGTRLWGEFGFYDAFNLDRDWYAKSYIAIDQGPIVCMIENYRTGLCWRMFMANPEIAPMLKAIGWKTSAN comes from the coding sequence TTGAGCACAATCACGAACATGATGAAAATCGCCAGGCTATCAGCGTCCGCCCTTATTTTTTTACATTTGGTCTGCGCCTTTAGCAGCCTGGCTGCCGACATCCAAGGTTTGGTTGCGACCGGATACGACAGCCGGATTGATCTGAAATGGACATCGGCGGAAACGCGGGGCACAGCCGGGTACAACATCTATCGCTCCCCGGATGGACGCGAGCCGTTCGTCAAACTGAACGACCAGCCGCACGTCCCTTCTGTGTACAGCGATTTTATCGGCGAAAACGACCGGACCTTTTATTACCGTGTCGCTCAGATTGCCAAAAACGCCGCCTCCAGCCTCCAGTCTCCAGCCGCCGACCTGATCGTGTCCGCCCGGTCACGGGAGATGAGTGACGATGAATTGCTGACGTCGGTTCAGGAGGCCACGTTCCGGTATTTCTGGGACTTCGCCCATCCCGTCAGCGGGTTGGCACGCGAGCGAAATCACAGCGGGGACTGCGTGACCACCGGAGGGACGGGGTTCGGTCTGATGTGCATCATGGTCGGTGCGGAACGCGGCTTTGTGACCCGCGAGCAAGCCGCGTCACGGGTGCTCCAAATGGTGACCTTCCTGCAGGAGAAGGCGGATCGCTTTCACGGGGCCTGGCCCCATTGGCTCAACGGCACTACCGGCAAGACCATTCCCTTCTCCGTCAAGAATTTCGACGACGGAGCCGACCTGGTTGAGACTTCATTTCTGATGGAGGGAATGCTCACTGTTCGCCAGTACTTCGACCGCAAGAATCCCGTGGAACAGGAAATCCAGCGGCGAATCACGCAATTGTGGCGCGAGGTGGAATGGGACTGGTTTTTGCAGAAACCCGGGAGCAAGAAACTGTACTGGCACTGGTCGCCCAATTATGGCTGGAAGAAGAACCTCGCCATTGGCGGCCAGTTCAACGAGTGCATGATCACCTATCTCCTGGCAATCGCCTCGCCAACGCACCCCATTCCCCCGGAATGCTATTACGAAGGCTGGGCCGCAAGTCCGCAATATGCCAGCGTCAGAACCAACTATGGCATCAAGCAATATGTGGGGCCACCGATGGGCGGGCCGCTGTTTTTCACGCACTACTCCTTCCTGGGTTTTGATCCGCGCAACAAGCGTGACTGTTTCTGCGACTATTTTGAGAACAATCGCAACCTCTCGCTGATCCACCGCGCCTATTGCACCGCCAATCCTCAGGGGCATAAAGGATATGGACCGCTAAGCTGGGGCTTGACGGCCAGTGATTATCCCGATGGTTACACCGCCAGTTCGCCCACCCACGACACCGGCACCATCGCCCCCACCGCTGCGCTCAGCGCCATGCCGTACACGCCTGAGGCATCGCTCGCAACGCTCAAGTACTACTACCACAAACTCGGGACCCGGCTTTGGGGCGAGTTCGGATTCTATGATGCCTTCAACCTTGATCGGGATTGGTACGCCAAGTCCTATATCGCCATAGACCAGGGCCCTATCGTTTGCATGATCGAGAACTACCGCACAGGGCTTTGCTGGCGGATGTTCATGGCCAATCCGGAAATTGCACCGATGCTGAAGGCGATCGGGTGGAAGACCAGCGCAAATTGA
- a CDS encoding nuclease — MLIQAIQGADAGLTFNLLQDPNRQFVASSFLKLETLPQPTFHKRSAELEFLEAFFAQVIEWAESSENLLKKSLKESCEVPLSAIDGIHIAAAKALKADEFITAERPGKPLHKVKGLKVIYLPNAR, encoded by the coding sequence GTGCTAATCCAAGCAATTCAAGGTGCGGATGCCGGTTTAACTTTCAACTTATTACAGGATCCCAACCGGCAGTTTGTAGCTTCTTCCTTTTTAAAACTCGAAACTCTGCCGCAACCCACCTTTCACAAACGGAGCGCTGAACTTGAATTTTTAGAAGCTTTCTTTGCTCAGGTCATTGAATGGGCCGAATCTTCAGAAAACCTCCTTAAGAAATCGTTGAAAGAATCGTGCGAAGTACCTTTAAGCGCTATTGATGGAATTCATATCGCCGCGGCAAAAGCCTTGAAAGCCGATGAATTTATTACTGCCGAGCGACCGGGAAAGCCGCTCCATAAGGTCAAAGGTTTGAAAGTGATTTATCTTCCCAACGCACGCTAG
- a CDS encoding DUF2723 domain-containing protein, whose product MSFSESPCLAAPPPGEGEGNTTPGALPDLLVAPRRKLYQGMDWLAFAISFFAALTVYCLTLAPEVTLSDSGVLAASAYFPGASRPPGYPLWEIYAWLFCKLLPFGNVAWRIGFSSAFAAAAASGLIALLVSCVSAPLLRGMESLKDLPVTIESRVRLWCGIAAGLLFAFSRGMWSKAVIVEMDSFRVLFLLLILATLLQWLFEPERMRYLCLAAFLFGAGVSTFQTLSLTVMGIAVAIALVRPKLGRDLLFAGSLMLFLLLCCRWTCILPEFSAYVIGTDMQKFIFCAIAITGVVGGQLLVIKTRGFFTEVKAVASLVASWMLGAVTYFLLPLFSMANPPVNWGYPRTAEGFWHTLCRGQYERCYAVDIFAEPARVLRQMASYYCDLGSDFAWIGALLALVPLVIVAARILRGGAGRPFRADGWFKTEEAWLIGSFGTLLGLSWLLNIFLNFAPDRQSLALVSRFFTPAKALVAILTGCGLAVVCGLLRARFATLKLAALVPGVVLLLPLYSLCVHWTTCSQNGHWFGYWFGHDIFTPPFQGKDGQPLYPEMAKNAVLYGGTDPGRFCPTYMIFCESFTPHACQPIKDQKFDRRDVYILTQNALADGTYLNSIRALYNRSKQIDPPFFQELLRTEKERQTDKTNLLARMASPLDRFSTNLGAKIEKQRRAAGVFPAKEIYIATPDDSQRCFSEYLADAQKRLKAQLLKPGEDVREDGGRVQMSGQVAVMSINGLLAKVMFDRNLEHEFYVEESFPLDWMYPHLTPFGIIMKINREPLPALSQGVLQRDHEFWKQYSKRLTGDIIDDATSVKQVCEWAEKTYLCRDFSGFTGDRKFVYDDEAQQAFSKLRSSIGGVYAWRLNSGIPPEFRPKTSEEYQRLIKEANYAFLQAFAYCPYSPEAVFRYINLLLQLGRLDDALLIAQTCLKLDPNNGQARGLLDNLITFKQQQAGAEQSRSHLRQLEQELLKNPTNFQAAFNLAATFLQIQQTNRAVQVFDNMLNQPTIDANAIIGIAKAYSQMGNTNKLENVLERLVKDMPTNPDAWFDLAALQAMMGKSTECLATLSQALNLSTKRLQNDPTARDLVKEALKDQRFNPLRAMPEFQKVLEHKP is encoded by the coding sequence ATGAGTTTCAGCGAATCTCCATGCCTTGCCGCGCCGCCACCGGGTGAAGGGGAAGGGAACACAACGCCGGGTGCTCTGCCCGATTTGCTAGTCGCGCCGAGACGGAAACTGTATCAGGGGATGGATTGGCTGGCGTTTGCCATTTCGTTTTTCGCAGCGTTGACGGTTTATTGTCTCACCCTGGCACCGGAGGTGACTTTATCGGATTCCGGGGTCTTGGCTGCCAGCGCTTATTTTCCGGGAGCATCGCGTCCGCCGGGCTATCCTTTGTGGGAAATTTATGCCTGGCTTTTTTGCAAACTGTTGCCGTTTGGGAATGTTGCTTGGCGCATCGGCTTCTCGTCGGCTTTCGCGGCGGCTGCTGCGTCCGGACTGATTGCTTTGCTGGTCTCATGTGTGAGTGCGCCACTATTGCGGGGCATGGAATCACTCAAAGATTTGCCGGTGACAATCGAATCGCGCGTCCGACTCTGGTGCGGCATTGCTGCGGGACTCTTGTTTGCCTTCAGCCGGGGCATGTGGAGTAAAGCGGTCATCGTCGAGATGGACTCGTTTCGCGTGCTTTTCCTGTTGTTGATTCTGGCCACGCTCTTGCAATGGTTGTTCGAGCCGGAGCGGATGCGCTACCTCTGCCTCGCCGCCTTTCTCTTTGGCGCCGGTGTCAGCACTTTTCAGACTCTCTCACTAACGGTGATGGGTATCGCCGTGGCCATTGCGCTGGTCCGGCCGAAACTTGGGCGCGACCTTTTGTTTGCGGGTAGCCTGATGTTGTTTTTGCTTTTGTGCTGCCGGTGGACCTGCATCCTGCCCGAGTTTTCGGCCTACGTCATCGGCACCGATATGCAGAAGTTTATCTTCTGCGCCATCGCCATTACCGGGGTCGTGGGCGGCCAGTTGCTGGTAATCAAGACGCGCGGCTTTTTCACTGAGGTAAAGGCCGTCGCCAGCTTGGTGGCGAGCTGGATGCTGGGCGCGGTGACGTATTTTCTCCTGCCGCTGTTCTCCATGGCCAACCCGCCAGTCAATTGGGGATATCCGCGAACTGCCGAAGGGTTCTGGCACACGCTTTGTCGCGGACAATACGAGCGCTGTTACGCAGTTGATATCTTTGCTGAGCCGGCGAGAGTTCTAAGGCAAATGGCCTCGTACTATTGCGACCTGGGAAGCGATTTTGCCTGGATTGGCGCACTGTTGGCATTGGTTCCCTTGGTCATAGTGGCTGCCCGGATTCTCCGTGGTGGGGCCGGGAGACCATTCCGCGCGGATGGCTGGTTCAAAACGGAAGAAGCCTGGCTCATCGGCTCGTTTGGGACACTGCTGGGCTTGTCCTGGCTGCTGAACATTTTCTTGAACTTTGCTCCAGATCGTCAAAGTCTCGCACTTGTTTCGCGGTTCTTTACACCTGCCAAAGCATTGGTCGCGATTCTGACCGGCTGCGGCTTGGCGGTGGTTTGCGGCTTATTGCGGGCGCGGTTCGCCACGCTCAAACTGGCCGCTCTCGTGCCGGGGGTGGTGCTGTTGTTGCCGCTCTATTCCCTGTGCGTGCATTGGACAACCTGCTCCCAGAATGGCCATTGGTTTGGTTACTGGTTCGGGCATGACATTTTCACGCCTCCGTTTCAAGGGAAAGATGGCCAACCGCTTTATCCCGAAATGGCTAAGAACGCCGTCCTGTACGGCGGCACCGACCCGGGCCGGTTCTGCCCCACCTACATGATTTTCTGCGAGAGTTTTACGCCGCACGCTTGCCAACCGATCAAGGACCAGAAGTTTGACCGTCGCGACGTATATATCCTGACGCAAAACGCCCTCGCTGATGGCACCTATCTCAACTCCATTCGTGCGCTATACAATCGGAGCAAACAGATTGATCCGCCTTTCTTCCAGGAATTGCTCCGCACGGAAAAGGAACGGCAGACCGATAAGACCAACCTCCTGGCCCGCATGGCTTCGCCGCTGGACCGTTTTTCCACGAATTTGGGCGCCAAAATCGAAAAACAACGCCGGGCCGCCGGCGTTTTCCCAGCCAAGGAAATCTACATCGCGACCCCGGACGATTCCCAACGCTGCTTTTCGGAGTACCTGGCTGATGCGCAAAAGCGGTTGAAAGCGCAGCTGTTAAAGCCCGGCGAAGACGTGCGTGAAGACGGAGGCCGCGTTCAAATGTCCGGCCAGGTGGCCGTCATGAGCATCAACGGCCTGCTGGCCAAGGTCATGTTTGACCGCAACCTCGAACACGAGTTTTACGTCGAGGAGAGTTTTCCGCTCGATTGGATGTACCCGCACCTGACGCCTTTCGGCATCATTATGAAGATCAACCGTGAGCCGCTGCCCGCGCTCAGCCAAGGCGTGCTCCAGCGGGATCACGAGTTTTGGAAGCAATACTCGAAGCGCCTCACCGGGGACATCATTGACGACGCCACCAGCGTCAAGCAGGTGTGTGAGTGGGCCGAGAAAACCTACCTGTGCCGGGATTTCAGCGGATTCACCGGCGACCGCAAGTTCGTCTATGACGACGAAGCGCAGCAGGCCTTTTCAAAGCTGCGTAGTTCCATTGGTGGCGTCTATGCGTGGCGTCTCAATTCGGGGATACCTCCGGAATTTCGTCCGAAGACGAGCGAGGAGTATCAGCGGTTGATCAAAGAAGCGAATTATGCCTTCCTGCAGGCATTTGCGTACTGTCCGTACAGCCCGGAAGCGGTTTTCCGTTATATCAACCTGCTGCTCCAGTTGGGACGCTTGGATGACGCATTGTTGATTGCTCAGACCTGTCTGAAATTGGATCCCAATAACGGGCAGGCGCGTGGTTTGCTTGATAATTTAATAACATTCAAGCAACAACAAGCCGGAGCTGAGCAAAGCCGCAGCCATTTGCGGCAGTTGGAGCAGGAACTGCTCAAGAACCCCACCAACTTCCAGGCCGCCTTCAATCTCGCTGCCACGTTCCTGCAAATACAGCAGACCAATCGTGCCGTCCAGGTGTTTGACAACATGCTGAACCAACCGACCATTGATGCCAACGCCATCATCGGCATTGCCAAGGCTTATTCCCAAATGGGCAACACCAACAAATTGGAGAACGTTTTGGAGCGCCTGGTCAAAGACATGCCCACCAATCCTGATGCCTGGTTTGACCTCGCCGCGTTGCAAGCCATGATGGGTAAATCCACCGAATGTCTCGCCACGCTGAGTCAGGCGCTGAACCTCAGCACCAAACGGCTTCAAAACGACCCCACAGCCCGCGATTTGGTCAAGGAAGCCTTAAAAGACCAACGCTTCAACCCGCTGCGGGCCATGCCGGAATTTCAAAAAGTGCTGGAGCACAAGCCTTGA
- a CDS encoding serine hydrolase — protein MKTKIASRSLLTLILLGSILPLPAQPVNGLAPEITSLNLKDNLYALEAKLPDLEKSYLSVAPLDKQDGIPVGKLGVDGGNRALIEQYATELANALRDEKTNNVDSLLISYRGKLIFESYYRRGRANFPHYQMSITKSYTALAVGRAIQLGLLKLEDVDKPAINFLKKLDATKLAPGAEAITLAQAMQMGSGIRLGDEKAKELLKQPEQLKGQGEIQAYLQYSDPIPPAPRKFKYQESDPAIAMQVVNAVAPDGAEAFIKNELLKPMGITQYRWETAVSGLPKSAAGSSMCSRDMLKFGLLILNQGKWHGQQLIPEAFIARATSPNVLSYGTSYYGFFWWVEDFKVGAKTCHAIEGRGAGGQFIFMFPDLDLVTVVTSHDKGMGNMLQTLPHRIIPAFN, from the coding sequence ATGAAAACCAAAATCGCCTCACGTTCTTTGCTCACTTTAATCTTGCTGGGCAGTATCCTCCCACTTCCCGCGCAGCCAGTCAACGGACTCGCTCCCGAAATCACCTCACTCAACCTTAAAGATAACCTCTACGCGCTTGAGGCCAAGTTACCCGACTTGGAAAAGTCCTACCTCAGCGTTGCCCCACTGGACAAGCAGGATGGAATCCCCGTCGGCAAGCTGGGCGTGGATGGCGGCAATCGCGCCTTGATCGAACAATACGCCACGGAACTCGCCAATGCTCTCAGGGACGAAAAGACCAACAATGTGGACAGCCTTCTGATCAGCTATCGGGGTAAATTGATTTTTGAATCCTACTATCGTCGGGGCCGCGCCAATTTTCCCCATTACCAGATGTCCATCACCAAATCCTATACCGCGTTGGCCGTGGGGCGGGCGATCCAATTGGGTTTGCTCAAACTGGAGGATGTTGACAAGCCTGCGATCAACTTCCTTAAAAAACTGGACGCCACCAAACTCGCTCCGGGAGCTGAGGCCATCACCCTCGCGCAAGCGATGCAGATGGGCTCAGGGATCCGACTCGGTGATGAAAAGGCAAAGGAACTGCTCAAGCAACCCGAGCAACTCAAGGGGCAGGGAGAAATTCAGGCTTATCTGCAATACAGCGATCCCATTCCACCAGCCCCGCGAAAATTCAAATACCAGGAATCGGACCCGGCGATCGCGATGCAAGTGGTGAATGCGGTGGCTCCAGACGGAGCCGAGGCGTTTATCAAGAATGAATTACTCAAGCCGATGGGCATCACCCAATATCGCTGGGAAACCGCCGTCAGCGGCCTGCCGAAGTCGGCCGCCGGTAGTTCAATGTGCTCGCGCGACATGTTGAAGTTTGGCTTGCTCATTCTCAACCAGGGAAAATGGCACGGCCAACAACTCATCCCTGAGGCCTTCATCGCGCGTGCCACCAGTCCCAACGTGCTCAGCTATGGCACGTCCTATTATGGATTTTTCTGGTGGGTGGAGGATTTCAAAGTAGGGGCAAAGACCTGTCACGCCATCGAAGGACGGGGTGCCGGCGGACAGTTTATTTTCATGTTCCCGGATTTGGATCTGGTCACGGTGGTCACCTCCCATGATAAAGGCATGGGCAACATGCTCCAAACGCTTCCACACCGCATCATTCCTGCGTTCAACTGA
- a CDS encoding GH32 C-terminal domain-containing protein, which translates to MKISLKPLLPLAFALVAFNDFAIAHPMPPREIKLTDKYLLVPVRAFRDPGSKRPNKGNVVTVRVEGQVMYEFGVLLATKIIDDFAKKEFPRQKLSVFEREDGMLDLRIFLDRANIEVFAENGSVCFLEGSKQLGTPIGELKVSVEDGFATIHNWKTFRLKSGIRNHLS; encoded by the coding sequence TTGAAAATATCACTTAAGCCCCTGCTCCCGCTCGCATTCGCGTTGGTTGCCTTCAACGACTTCGCGATCGCTCACCCCATGCCGCCCCGTGAGATCAAACTGACGGATAAATACCTATTGGTTCCGGTGCGGGCGTTTCGCGACCCTGGGTCGAAGCGGCCAAACAAGGGAAACGTCGTGACGGTCCGCGTGGAAGGCCAAGTGATGTATGAGTTCGGGGTATTGCTCGCGACCAAAATTATCGACGACTTTGCGAAGAAGGAATTTCCCCGCCAGAAGTTAAGCGTGTTTGAGCGCGAGGACGGAATGCTGGACCTGCGCATCTTCTTGGATCGCGCGAACATCGAGGTCTTCGCCGAGAATGGATCGGTTTGCTTCCTGGAAGGCAGCAAGCAGCTCGGTACTCCCATTGGAGAACTCAAGGTCTCCGTTGAGGACGGCTTTGCGACCATCCATAACTGGAAAACCTTCCGCTTAAAATCTGGCATTAGAAATCACTTATCATGA
- a CDS encoding carbohydrate kinase: MSLKILSLGEVLWDLFPEGPRFGGAPANFACHAALLGGDVSLLSAVGEDARGRDALAILQRFGMDTSLIQRIADVPTGAVGVTLDAAGKPTFKIHAGSAWDQLAWTPNLEARIANADALYFGTLGQRGERSRATIRRALTLAQSHGIRRVLDVNLRKPFHDAALIRDSIALASILKLSDDELPEVLAACAVAKHDTPEATLRALLTRCQLDLVVMTRGAEGALLVSANAAVNQPGIPTRVVDTVGAGDAFTAALTLGLLRCEPPEALLRKACEIAAAVCAQPGAVPCPL, translated from the coding sequence ATGAGTTTGAAGATCCTTAGCCTTGGGGAAGTCCTCTGGGACCTTTTTCCCGAAGGCCCGCGCTTCGGCGGCGCTCCCGCCAACTTCGCCTGCCACGCCGCGCTGCTGGGCGGCGATGTCTCCCTCCTGAGCGCCGTCGGCGAAGACGCCCGGGGACGAGACGCCCTGGCGATCCTTCAGCGTTTCGGCATGGACACTTCCCTGATCCAGCGCATCGCCGATGTCCCCACTGGCGCCGTCGGCGTAACGCTGGATGCCGCCGGCAAACCCACCTTTAAGATTCACGCCGGCTCGGCCTGGGACCAGCTCGCCTGGACGCCCAATCTCGAAGCGCGCATCGCGAACGCGGACGCCCTTTACTTCGGCACCCTCGGCCAGCGCGGCGAACGCTCGCGGGCGACCATCCGGCGCGCCTTAACCCTCGCCCAGTCCCACGGCATCCGCCGCGTGCTTGATGTCAACTTGCGCAAGCCGTTCCATGACGCGGCGCTCATCCGCGACTCCATTGCTTTGGCCAGCATCCTGAAACTCAGCGACGATGAATTGCCGGAAGTGCTCGCCGCATGTGCCGTGGCCAAGCATGACACGCCCGAAGCCACCCTGCGCGCCCTGCTCACCCGCTGCCAACTGGACCTGGTTGTCATGACGCGCGGGGCCGAGGGCGCGCTCCTCGTATCCGCGAACGCGGCGGTCAACCAACCGGGAATCCCCACCCGAGTCGTGGATACCGTCGGTGCGGGCGACGCGTTTACCGCGGCGCTCACGCTCGGACTCCTGCGGTGCGAACCTCCTGAAGCGCTACTCCGGAAAGCCTGCGAAATCGCCGCCGCCGTCTGCGCCCAACCGGGCGCGGTTCCCTGCCCGCTTTGA
- a CDS encoding sugar porter family MFS transporter, translated as MKARIFFWSITSALAGFLFGFDTVVISGAEQKIQALWNLSPVLHGMAMAAALYGTVLGSLLGGWPTDRLGRKTTLTFIGVLYIISAVGCGFAWDVTSFVVARFIGGLGIGISTVAAPLYISEIAPPAYRGRLAGMFQFNIVFGILVAFASNALLAGIGENAWRWMLGVAAFPSIIYTVLCFSLPESPRWLIGRKGDRAEGLKVLKLIEPEASAAQVEAQADAILAASSERAVSSHFWTWKLRVPMLLAFLIAFFNQLSGINAILYFAPRIFGLTGSENALAQSVGIGFTNLIFTFVGLWLIDRLGRRTLLFIGSFGYILSLGLCAVAFFTWAPQFKAASAAVDVKSAVNSLSTANPARVAALRQELEAKQKALVAATAVAASGAQPVILPADAKPDSVKAAAATALQQASKAAGPGGLMVLICIFAFIASHAIGQGAVIWVFISEIFPNRHRAEGQALGSATHWVFAALLTTFFPLMMAAFAPGYVFCIFCGMMVLQLIWVKLMVPETKGISLEDMQRKLGIDLETEPKAAATSSPTPRG; from the coding sequence ATGAAAGCTCGCATCTTCTTTTGGTCCATCACCTCCGCCCTCGCCGGATTCCTGTTCGGCTTTGATACCGTCGTCATCTCCGGCGCGGAGCAGAAAATTCAAGCGCTCTGGAATCTTAGTCCCGTCCTGCACGGCATGGCGATGGCCGCCGCGCTTTACGGGACGGTGCTGGGCTCATTGCTGGGCGGTTGGCCCACCGACCGGTTGGGCCGCAAAACCACCCTGACCTTCATCGGCGTGCTCTACATCATCTCGGCGGTCGGCTGCGGTTTCGCCTGGGATGTGACCTCGTTTGTGGTTGCGCGTTTCATTGGCGGTCTGGGCATTGGCATCTCCACGGTGGCCGCGCCGCTGTATATCTCGGAAATAGCCCCGCCAGCCTATCGTGGCCGGCTCGCGGGCATGTTCCAGTTCAACATCGTCTTCGGCATCCTCGTCGCGTTCGCCTCCAACGCGCTGCTCGCGGGCATCGGCGAAAACGCCTGGCGTTGGATGCTCGGCGTGGCCGCGTTTCCCTCGATCATCTACACGGTCCTGTGCTTCAGCCTCCCGGAAAGCCCGCGCTGGTTGATCGGGCGCAAAGGCGACCGCGCCGAGGGCCTGAAAGTGCTCAAGCTCATCGAGCCGGAAGCCAGCGCGGCCCAGGTTGAGGCGCAGGCCGACGCCATTCTCGCCGCGTCCTCCGAGCGCGCGGTCTCCTCGCATTTCTGGACGTGGAAGCTGCGCGTGCCCATGCTGCTGGCGTTCCTCATCGCCTTCTTCAACCAGCTCTCCGGCATCAACGCCATCCTCTACTTTGCCCCGCGCATCTTTGGCCTCACGGGCAGCGAGAACGCCCTGGCCCAATCCGTGGGCATCGGCTTCACCAACCTGATCTTCACCTTTGTCGGTTTATGGCTGATTGACCGCCTCGGACGCCGCACCCTGCTCTTCATCGGCTCGTTTGGCTACATCCTTTCGCTGGGACTCTGCGCCGTGGCGTTCTTCACCTGGGCCCCGCAATTCAAGGCCGCATCGGCGGCCGTGGACGTCAAGTCCGCCGTGAACAGCCTCAGCACGGCCAATCCCGCCCGCGTCGCCGCGCTCAGGCAGGAGTTGGAAGCGAAGCAGAAGGCGCTCGTGGCCGCGACCGCCGTGGCCGCCTCGGGCGCGCAGCCCGTGATCCTTCCCGCCGATGCAAAGCCGGATTCAGTGAAGGCCGCCGCCGCCACCGCGTTGCAACAAGCCTCGAAAGCCGCCGGGCCGGGTGGTTTGATGGTGCTCATCTGCATCTTTGCGTTCATCGCCTCGCACGCCATCGGCCAGGGCGCGGTCATCTGGGTGTTTATCTCGGAGATTTTCCCCAATCGCCATCGCGCGGAGGGGCAGGCCCTGGGCAGCGCCACGCACTGGGTGTTCGCCGCGCTGCTGACGACGTTCTTCCCGCTCATGATGGCCGCCTTCGCGCCGGGCTACGTGTTCTGCATCTTCTGCGGCATGATGGTCCTGCAACTCATCTGGGTGAAACTCATGGTGCCGGAAACCAAAGGCATTTCCCTGGAAGACATGCAGCGCAAGCTGGGCATTGACTTGGAAACCGAACCGAAGGCAGCGGCCACCTCAAGCCCGACGCCGCGAGGCTAA